The following coding sequences are from one Rutidosis leptorrhynchoides isolate AG116_Rl617_1_P2 chromosome 11, CSIRO_AGI_Rlap_v1, whole genome shotgun sequence window:
- the LOC139876012 gene encoding uncharacterized protein, translating to MWLQETKCGQSNENTIESFWGNSDFKFIQKDSVGASGGILTIWDTNIFSFKYAIEGEFFLAICGSWAGYDSDIALINVYGPHSSSKKRRFWIELTSLTNSLTIPLIIFGDFNEDRNKTECMNSEYNQHWADNFNNFINNAGLIDLPLGGKRFTRICEKTMKFSKLDRFLVSDSIFTLWPNTSSKTLDRDLSDHCPIILRNNPFDSGPKPIRMFDTWLNLKDADTVIERAWSIPLTDNQLLESKFSEKEIWEAISNCDSSKAPGPDGFNMKFFKKHWELIKNDLIKSLDWFWDNSEISKGCNASFFTLIPKNSNPIGLNEYRPICLIGSYYKILTKFLSNRLAKFIHKVIGPEQTAFLKGCNILDSVLIANEIIDELKRKKQKGLIFKVDF from the exons ATGT GGCTCCAAGAAACCAAATGCGGACAATCAAATGAAAACACCATTGAATCTTTCTGGGGTAATTCCGATTTTAAATTCATCCAAAAGGATTCAGTTGGTGCATCCGGTGGTATCCTAACTATTTGGGACACCAATATCTTCTCGTTTAAATATGCTATCGAGGGTGAATTTTTCTTAGCAATTTGTGGATCATGGGCGGGATATGACTCAGATATTGCTCTCATTAATGTATATGGCCCTCACTCCAGCTCAAAAAAACGCAGATTCTGGATCGAACTTACATCTCTCACCAACTCCCTCACCATTCCTCTTATTATTTTTGGTGACTTTAACGAAGACCGAAATAAAACAGAATGTATGAATTCGGAATATAACCAACATTGGgcagataactttaataatttcatTAATAACGCGGGCTTAATTGATCTTCCTCTAGGGGGTAAAAGATTTACAAGAATATGTGAGAAAACAATGAAATTTAGTAAATTAGATCGTTTTCTTGTCTCTGATAGCATATTTACACTTTGGCCTAACACATCTTCCAAAACTCTCGATCGTGATCTTTCTGATCATTGTCCCATCATCCTAAGAAACAATCCATTTGACTCTGGCCCTAAGCCTATACGCATGTTTGACACATGGCTTAACCTTAAAGATGCCGACACTGTCATAGAAAGGGCTTGGTCGATCCCTCTCACTG ACAATCAACTATTAGAATCTAAATTCAGTGAAAAAGAAATATGGGAAGCCATATCTAATTGTGATAGCTCAAAAGCGCCTGGCCCGGACGGTTTCAATATGAAATTCTTTAAAAAGCACTGGGAACTGATCAAAAACGACCTCATAAAATCTCTAGATTGGTTCTGGGATAACTCGGAAATATCCAAAGGATGTAATGCCTCTTTCTTCACCTTAATCCCAAAAAATTCTAACCCTATCGGTCTTAACGAATATCGCCCAATTTGCCTAATAGGTAGCTACTACAAAATTCTCACGAAATTTCTTTCCAATCGTCTTGCCAAATTCATTCATAAAGTCATAGGCCCTGAACAAACCGCCTTTCTCAAGGGCTGCAACATCTTAGATAGTGTATTAATTGCTAATGAAATAATCGatgaattaaaacgtaaaaaacaaaaaGGCCTAATTTTCAAAGTTGATTTCTAA